One region of Esox lucius isolate fEsoLuc1 chromosome 17, fEsoLuc1.pri, whole genome shotgun sequence genomic DNA includes:
- the LOC105016656 gene encoding high choriolytic enzyme 2-like, with the protein MEQTTSLTLLVILGLARALPMQTDHPHAEDYTERILTANQGSDQLLMEGDLVVPRTRNAMVCMQGGNSCLWRKDSSGHVVVPYIIEDNRFSPSDRQKIKSALLSFHDLTCVRFVPRGDQEDYISYESWRGCFSTLGRVGGRQTVSLNSAGCILNGIIQHETLHALGFGHEHTRSDRDQYVTMNWSNIDPSDAVNFDKQITNNLDSPYDYSSVMHYGNKAFSINGKETITTIPKPNMPIGQRVSMSDSDILRINELYNC; encoded by the coding sequence ATGGAGCAGACCACCTCCCTCACCCTCCTGGTAATACTTGGCCTCGCTCGGGCCCTACCCATGCAGACCGATCATCCCCACGCCGAGGACTACACAGAGAGAATTCTGACTGCCAACCAAGGCTCCGATCAGTTACTGATGGAGGGAGACCTGGTGGTCCCGAGAACCCGGAACGCCATGGTGTGCATGCAGGGGGGAAACAGCTGCCTGTGGAGGAAGGATTCCAGCGGACATGTTGTGGTGCCCTACATCATCGAAGACAACAGGTTCTCTCCCTCCGACAGGCAGAAGATAAAGTCCGCCCTCCTGTCTTTCCACGACCTCACCTGCGTTCGCTTCGTGCCCCGTGGGGACCAGGAGGACTACATCAGCTATGAGAGCTGGAGAGGCTGCTTCTCCACGCTGGGCAGAGTCGGGGGGAGACAGACTGTCTCACTTAACAGCGCCGGCTGTATCTTAAACGGCATCATTCAGCACGAGACCCTCCACGCTCTGGGTTTCGGGCATGAGCACACCAGGAGCGACCGCGACCAGTACGTCACGATGAACTGGAGTAACATCGACCCCAGCGACGCAGTCAACTTTGACAAACAAATCACCAACAACCTGGACTCTCCCTATGACTACAGCTCTGTCATGCACTATGGAAATAAAGCCTTCTCCATTAACGGAAAGGAGACCATCACCACCATACCCAAACCGAACATGCCCATCGGCCAGAGAGTCAGTATGTCCGACAGCGACATCCTAAGGATCAATGAACTGTACAACTGCTGA